DNA sequence from the Leopardus geoffroyi isolate Oge1 chromosome A3, O.geoffroyi_Oge1_pat1.0, whole genome shotgun sequence genome:
CTGGGTGGAGCTGAGATTGCCGAAACACAGGCGAGCCCACGGGTGCTCGGTGCACACATGCGCACAGGCGTGTGTGTGCATAAGTGTGCGTCTATACGTCTCCACGTGTCTCTACGTGTCTGCGTATGCctgtacaagtgtgtgtgtgcgcgcgtgtgtgtgtaaagaCCCAAGTCACCCGTTTCAGTCAGGGATAGGTGGAAGGTGGCTGCCACACCCACGTATAATGACACTAAGAGTAAAGCTGGCACGGCTAAGCTCGCTCGCGGCCTACATTGTCTCAGGGTCTAACGCTCATTACCCACTAGCCACACTGGCCGTGCTCCCCCGCCGCCCTGCCCTGAGGGGGACAAGGGCCCACTGGGCTCTCTGGACTTGCTTCCCCCCAAGCGTGCAGACCGGTGCACACAGCAGCACACAAACACAAATCCACCATCACACAAGATCACGCTCCCTCCCCCATGGCTCCCTGCCTGCGTCTCTCCACAGGCTGACAGCATCTCACCTCCCTCATTTCTGAAAATGGAACCAATCTCCCCGGAGTGACGTTCACACGGTACCCAACCCACAGGGCGGGACAAAGACCAGGGGGCAAGGGCTGGGGCCACGGCGTTGCCAGGGGCCTCAGCTGAGGTGCTTCTGTGGGAGGAAGGGGCATCTAGGAGAGTCACTGCGTCTGCAGGCCTGGCATTGGCTCCCTGGGGTCCCGAGACCCCCACCTGAATGTGCCAGGAGCTAGCTAAGCACCCGCACCTGGTGTCCCcattctcccccagcccctgctgcctctgggccctccaccctcccatcttctacccccccccccatcccacttCAGAGGTGACAGCAGGGAGCCAGGCCAGCACCCAGGACAGACTTAGGAGGGCAGAGACCAGGTCTCAGAGGGGCTCAGAGTCCCAGACCCAGCCAGACACCGGTGGGGTGAAACCCAGAGTCCGGTTTGCCTCAGAGGAAGCCAAAGGCACAGTGGGAAAGCCCACGAGAGGGTTCTTGTACTTCTGATACTGGGCTGTGGCCCCTCCCGAGCACTTAGGAAAAGGCCTGCCTGGAATCACCAGCTCCGGAGAAAGTTTGGGACGGCACTTGTCCTTTGCTGAGCCGGGACAAAGCAGGAGGGATACAAGGGTCCCACCTGGGCAGGGCTTGCCGTGAAGAACCCCACTCCAGGGCCCGCGCTCAGGGCGAGACAGGACACCAGTCTGCTACGTGCTGGCCAGAGGGCAGACAGAGCCACGGACCCCTCCTAAGATGAGCAAAGGACGGGGACCCCGGCATCCCTCCCAGGGAAGGCCCACAGCCAGGCCCAGAGCAGCCAGCCACTCAGCACAGCCCGCACAGAgagccactccctccctcccagggtgCCCAGGCCCAGCCTGGTTCACAGAAGCAAGGCGGACAGCATTCTCTCCGGCCTCTTTCACTCTGCTTCTCAGAGAGAATGTCCTCGTTCAAATCGACGAAGTCCGAGGGTATTCACACGGGACAGTGAATTGTTCCAAAGCAAGTTCTAGCGAAGTGCCCTACACACACCAGAAACAAATGCCTGCGTGCTCCTGCATGGAGGTGAGGGTCCTTGGGGCTGCCAGGGTATGGAGCAGACCCTGCTGGGGTCCCCGTGGGGTGGAGGCTCAGCCCTAGAGGGATGGCCGGAGCCCCCGGCTGAGgctcccagcacccccacccgGCTCTGCCCACCTCTGGGCCCGTGGGAGGAGAGGCTGGTGCACCGAGCCCCCGGCCTCAGGCCAGGTGACTTCAGGGCACTTGGGCAACTGCCCCGGCTCCTGTCCTGACCCAGGCCACAGGGACACAGGAACTGCGGCTCTAGTGAAGGGAGCACGGTGAGGAAGGTGGGGAGACACCCAGCAGGAGGTAGGCAGCCTTGTCCCCCTAGACCGGGAACACACGGGCCCTTGACGCAGAAGTCCCTGCTGAGGACCTGCCCAGAGACGGTGCTGGGGACTGTCAGCAGCTGCAGCATTGTTGAAACAGCCCAGCTGTAAGGTATCAGGACTGAGCAAGTCTTTGAGAGTGGCTAGTGACAGTGGGCACTCAGGGAGGGACCAGGAGCTAGACGAGAACAAATCTCTCCGCACACTTCCACCGCGTGTGTGGTTTTGGCACACGTACATGTCCTTCTTttggcaaaagagagagagagagagagagagagagagaattgggtTGTCTGCAGGCAACAGATCCTGCTTCCATACAAAGACATACAGACCCCCCCAGATTCCTAAATCTGGCTGGAGCCTATGCAGACTGCCCCGCAGACCCAAGTACAGAGCTTTACTACAGAAACCGCACACGGACAGACACAGATACACGAtacacacgggcacacacacagGGTCAGGCACAAGACCTGCCAAGGCACCCACATATGCAGATAAGGGTGCCCAGGTCTACAGGGACCCACAGACAAAGGCACGGACGAGCTCAGTGGAGCGCACAGACACGGCCCCCTCCCACTGCCAACAAACCTGGGCCTGCCCGAGGCccccacacacaggcacacatgtgcacagaTGCACACGCACGCGTGCATACACGCACACCAGGGCCGCCCACTGGAGACTCCAACCAGGCGAGTGAGCATGGCAGCAACCCCGGGGACGACTGTAAGTGCTACCTCGGTTCCTGCCCCCACTTCCCCCGCCAGAGCTCCACGTCAGCCAGCAGGGTCCGCCTCCCTCCTTCACAGCTCATTGGCGCTGCCGCCAGGCTGGAGACCTCGCCGGGAAGCCAGCTCCCGCTGAGGCTGCTGGCCAGGCAGGTCCCGAAAGCCCCCCGGGAGATCAAGAGCTGACTGGGACCCTGATGAGCACCCGTCCACGGGGGCCacacctccctcctccacccttgCCACAGCCTGAACTGGCCTCCTCCGCATGCCCGCAGAGGCCACCAACCTCTGGCCCCGTGTCATCGGACAGGTCAGCGGGAAAAAAAGCAGGTAGCCAGGCAGGAAGGGTGTGCGCTGTGACTCGGAGGGCTCTGGCTTCAGGACCCTGGGATTtgaagggggcaggggtgagtgTGGGAGGTGTGTTTGCAAAGGCACCGCCTTGATCCCATGTAGAGTGTGCATGGGGGGCAGAcgggacagaggaggagggagggaggccctgTGTGTCCTTAACCCTGGCAAAGTGGCCACAGCCTCTGCCAGAGAACTTGAGGCAGCTGCCGTTCCAAGCCAACAGCCAGATCCCAgagtttctcttctctttctcagaacCCAGCCCCCGGAGGCCCCGCCCAGACTCCCAACTCCACAGCACCTCCCACCGGCCCCTGGGAGCGAACCCTTATCAGTCCCACCTCAGGATGCAGGCTGCTGAGCTGGATCCCCTCGAAAGCAGAGGCTTCCCCTTCCAGGCCGCGGTGGGCGCCAACTTCTCCTGGGACCACGGCACCGGGCACAGCGTCACCCTCCCCGAGCCGCTGCCACCCTTCTACGTGCTCCTGCCAACGGTGTGCTCCGTGATCTGTGCCATAGGGCTGGCGGGTAACACAGCTATCATCGACGTGATTCGGAGGGTGCCCAAGATGAAAACAGTGAGCAACGTGCTCACCTGGAACCTGGCCATCACCGATGGCCTCTTCACGCTGGTGCTGCCCGTCAGCATCACGGAGCACCTCCTGCAGCGCTGGCCCTTCGGGGAGCCGCTCTGCAAACTGGTGCTGGCCGTCGACCACTGCGACATCTTCTCCAGCACCTACTCCCCGGCCACCACGAGTGTGGGTCGCTCCCTGGTGCTGCTGGCCACCACACAGTGCCGCCGGGTGCCCCAGCGCACCCCCTGCGGAGCAAAGGTCGCCAGCCTCTGTGTCTGGATCGGCGGCACCATCATGGTCCTGCCCGTCTTCTCCTCTGCTGGCGTCTACAGCAATCAGCTGCAGGTCACGAGTTGCGGGCTGATTTCCCCGCGGCCTGAGAGGGCCTGCCTCAAGGCCAGCCGCATCTACGTGCTAGTCCTGGGCTTTGTGGTGCCCATGTGTCCCCTCTGCGTGCTCTACGTGGACCTGTTGCGTCGGCTGCGGGCCCTGCGGCTCCACTCCAGAACCAAAGCTCTGGGCAAAGCCAAGCGAAAGGTGACCACCCCGGTCCTGGCTGCGCTGGCCGTGGGCCCGCTCTGCTGGACGCCCTTCCACCTGGCCTCCGTCGTGGCCCTGACCACAGACGTGCCCCAGACGTCACTGGTCAGCGGCCTGTCCTACATCGTCACCAGCCTCAGCTATGCCAGCTCCTGTCTCAACCCTTTCCTCTACGCCCTCCTGGATGAGAACTTCCAAAACAGCTTCCGCAGCACGTTCCGGTGCTGCGCCCTCCGCAGAGCCCCCGTGTGTCTGCTAGGAAAAGCGCTGTTCCCTTTGGAGGAAAGGCTCACCTGCTCACGTCCCATCGCCACCTTCtccacacagagagaggaagacccgtGAAGGCCGCCCACCGGACCTGCAGAGACGACCGCGACATCTTCCCCAGGTCTCTGCCACCTGGACAGCCCCTGGGCAGGCAGCCGCAGGGAGTCAGGTTCTGGCCCCACCCTGCCTGTCCGACCCCGGGCGCAACAGGCATCCCGACTCTACTCACctgcagagaggcagacagaagccGTCCCCGGAGGCTCCTTCCGCGTCTTCCCTGACAATCACAATCTGGAGGGAAAGAAACCCACACTGCGATCGCAGCCCGGGGCCACCACTGCGCTCCCCGCTCGGCACCCTTGGGCTGGCTCCTCCCAAGACAGTGCTGAGACGGCAAAAGTGCAAGCACCTGGGGCAGGTGCAAAGGCCACAGACTCCACTATCAAATAAGGCCACGGAATGCCTTCTCATAGCTTGAAACTTGGGCGGCATTTCACCAGGAGGCCTATGCCCACTTGGTGTCCTCTCTTGACCCTGCATGCTGTGTGGCCCATGCCCCTTTCGTGCCCTCCGTGTCATAGTCTGTGGCCACCAGGACCCTTCTTCCAGGACCTTTGGACCCCCACGGTCTAGAGGGGGCATCTGGTACTTGGATGGGCTGACATCCGGACCCCTCCTCCCTGGGTTGTGGCCTGGGGCCTAGATTCAGCCAGCAGGAGCCCTGTGCTGAACctctggggtcagggtggggacACTTAGCTGCTGGCTATTCAGAGACCTGAAGCCTCAGCCAGGCTCCCCCGCCCTTAGCCCCGCGCCTCCCAGCTGGTTCCATGCTTGGCGCTCTAGCTGTGCCATTCTGTGCATCGTCTGGCATCTCCCaggcccctcctcagctcatggcGCCCCCGGCCGGCTTCAGTCCTCATGGCacagagctctgagctgtctgtccaGCTGGCATGCAACACCCACCACTTACCATCCATGAGGTGTCCCCCGGGGGGCGTGACTGCCGCCCTTCACATGCTCCAGCTTCTCCAGTCACGTGGTCCTTAAAGCTCAGACCCACacccttttcccctcctctctgtcaGCCTGAAACAACTTACAGCCACCTCTGTGCTGCCTCGTCCCCGACGACACCGGAATCGACTGCCGTATGATGAATTTCCCCTGATCCTAACAGCTTAAgacaacattttattatttcatagctCCTGTCGCTCAAGAATTTGAGAGACGTTTTGGAGCAGTTCTGGCTCAGAGTCTCTCATGAGGTTGTAGTCCGGCTGTTGGGTGAGGCTCTGGTCACCTGAAGTCTGGACTCACACTGGGGACGCTGCTTCCAAGGAGCCCCTCACACGGCCCGGCGCACGAGGCCTCGGGTCCTCCCCACATGGACTCTCCCCAGGGCTGCTTGGACATTGCCCCCGTGTGGCTGCTGGTCCCCCAGGGTGAACCAGTGGAGAGTGGGAGCCAGGAAGAGGCCTCAACACCATCTAAGACTgtcttggggggcacctgggtggctcagtcggttgagtgtctgattcttggtttcggctccggtcatgatcccaggatcatgggaccgagccccacattaggctccctgctgagcacagagcctggctaagattctctctccctctgcccgtttCCCCTACTCtctcgctcactcgctcgctcactctctcaaaaataaataaaaacattttaaaaattaaaaaataagtaaataaaaataaaaataaattttaaaagactatctTGGAAGCCATTTGCCACATTCTAATCATCAGAAGTCAGCCACTAAGCCCAGCCCACACTCGGGGGCTGTGGACATTTTTTAAGCCACTACTAACACCCACATCTCTCACTGGAAGATTCTGGGACCTGTTTGGTCACTGCAGGGCGGACACCTCCGCCAGCAGCAGCCCCAATTAGTGCCTCGGCACTGGCCCTGCGTGCAAGCTTCTTGAGGAGAGGAGCTGAGGCTCTTGACACGTCTTCTAAGACCGTGGAGGTGAGAGAGGGTGTGAGGTGCAAATGAGTGAGTGAACAGGGCACAGCAGTCACAAAGGCTGGAGGGTGCGTTCCTGACAAGCGGTGGCAacagaggggcggggaggggcgtgGCGCTGCTCAGAGACTCCTCAACACTTGACCCTGCCCCCTTCGCCCCCGGGCCCCAGCAACACTGGGAGGATGGGCGGCAGCGTGGCAGGGACCAAGGCCAATCAGAATCAGCCAGGCAGCCCGCAGTTCCCCGCCCCATCCCCATGTCCGATGGGAGGGAGGGTCCTCACGCCAGGCCCCCCGGAGACCCCAaggacgggggcgggggagggggtggccatGGGCCAGCCGAGATGAGGGGACAGGTGAATCCTCACCAAGGTTCCACCCGAGCGAGTTGCTGGGTCCCCAGGAAAATGCCAACCGCCCGCCTCCCCCGCTGGCGCTGGTTTGTCTCCACACCCTCCGCTGTGACTTCCTGAggtggagtggggggagagaaaggagtgtcCCCAACCTCTGAGCTGGTCGTCCAGGGGAGGACCCGGGGCTCCCCTCGGCTCTCCAAATCTCCCAGCTAGGGCGGGCCGGCTCCGCAGCGCAAAGTCCGGAGGGCAGGCGAGCCCTCCGCCTCCCTAGCAGGTGCAACCCGGCCGCTGACCCCTGCCCGCAGCCCCGGCCTGGTCCACAACCTGGGCCTTCCCCCACGAACCCGCAAGGAAGGTTCAGCCGTCCCTTTTgcagaggtgaggaaactgaggctcgggggaACCAGGAGACTTAACCAACCCCGGGGGCTGGTAGGGGCGGAGGCGAGGGGggcacgtggggggggggggcagggtcgCGGCCGACGCGGGAGGGGACGGAGGTGGGGACGTGGTGCTCCGTCCGCGCGGGTGCTCACTGCGGGGTCGGCCCTGCACGGACCCACCTTGAGCTCCTCCAGCAGAACCACAACTGTCCTGAGCATTCTTCACGCACCTCCGCCCTATGGCCGGTCACTCCCAAACTCCTCCTTGACGCTTACTTTTGGTTTTAACAGCAAAGTGCCTGTCATTAAAACTTGTGCCAAACCACACATTGGCGCATCTGCCTGTGCCCAAACACCTCGGCCTGAGCTCGCCCTCGCTACCCCCTCTGAGGGCCTCTTTCTGAGAGGGTCCTCGGCCACTAGAGTCAACCTGGGCAGAACAGGGTCCCCACAGGGGCCAGGGGGGCGAATCCACATCTCAGGGCCACCAGGGGAGGCTGTTCTTTTCATCTTCCATCAAGACCCCCCTTAGACCTGCtcaagggagggggaagggctggggcaggcagggggtCTGCTGAACCTGTGACCCAGGTGGGAAGAGCACCCCCCCACACTGGACCCGCAGGGAACCTCTAGCAGCCGGGGCAGGATGGACGCACAGTAGTCGTTCAGGGAGAAACGGTTTGTGCTGGGGGAAAGGCAACAGACCTCCAGGGCATCGTGAACTGACTGGTCACATCCCTTCTCAAAGCCAGAGCCTGGCCAGGTGAGGAGCACAGGGAGTGGAAGGACTCACGGCCCCAACAGCCCCACCCCACAGGGGCCCAAAACACCTGCTCAGGAGGCAAGGGTTTATTAGGGCCCTCCATGGGCCTAGAGGCATGATCAAGGTTGGTTACATGTAGGGGAAATCATGCTTGTCGCATGCATAAATACATGGAGATACATGTCACACCAGCACAAATTCACAAATCCTGCAGCCTTGGCAGGACAGTGCCCCAGCTGAGGCAGCCCCAGTCtccagagcccccccccctccactgcaGCCAGCACAGCCCCATCCTCTCCAGGAGCAACCCCACAGGGCCAGGGCTCCCTGAAGCAGGAGGAGTCGGCCCAAAGTCAGTGCTTCATGTTCTTTGCAGGTGCTTAAGGTCACC
Encoded proteins:
- the NPBWR2 gene encoding neuropeptides B/W receptor type 2 → MQAAELDPLESRGFPFQAAVGANFSWDHGTGHSVTLPEPLPPFYVLLPTVCSVICAIGLAGNTAIIDVIRRVPKMKTVSNVLTWNLAITDGLFTLVLPVSITEHLLQRWPFGEPLCKLVLAVDHCDIFSSTYSPATTSVGRSLVLLATTQCRRVPQRTPCGAKVASLCVWIGGTIMVLPVFSSAGVYSNQLQVTSCGLISPRPERACLKASRIYVLVLGFVVPMCPLCVLYVDLLRRLRALRLHSRTKALGKAKRKVTTPVLAALAVGPLCWTPFHLASVVALTTDVPQTSLVSGLSYIVTSLSYASSCLNPFLYALLDENFQNSFRSTFRCCALRRAPVCLLGKALFPLEERLTCSRPIATFSTQREEDP